The Chitinophaga flava genome has a segment encoding these proteins:
- a CDS encoding fibronectin type III domain-containing protein, giving the protein MKRSISFLFLLFTFYFTNAQQYPVQGSLAISSPYPANLSDYANPNIQKLKLTLTLTDITLSNKKVKLKLFIQKDNTIIAQSSDAVMNEPAVILDGGVPQYFNSIDLATYFNVNNLQGITPNAYTQALPEGVYNIGFEVYDYFTGRRLSSRINQLFWLMLNDPPLLNMPANRENIQNANLINPQITFQWTPRSTQVSNTEYEFTLAELWDDNGNPYTQFLAAPPKFKTTTNSTGLLYGVDAPPLVPGRTYAWRVRARAKQGFEDIGLYRNDGYSEIFTFKYAGNCTAVNNVNIEVKGSDRLYITWANDPSKISYKVAYRKYSTTQTWEWFETPTTNTFLNLFDVEPDTQYEIKVGGICDNNLVSYTSPQVVRTLAKENDATELNCGQIPQINISNQTLVDRLSPNDVITAGDFPVTLTRVDGSNGNFSGEGWVKVPYLVGIKIKVVFRDIKVNANKQLLSGYLETVYDPKGKNVLDVDGAIGEVGGLINDIKQLVASVKQYLDSYKGTKNDKQQAVTIGNSVDSAYTALAENPYLTPEEIQSLKGEQTVAKEGFQGLAGSGDCNCGNEVPGHGPSFRLRPVDESCCKKKASQGLDKLDALTATAVKRENDLLAQYNSVKPDDVPGDSATTPTIYYPIDPAGRPVVIPKNYTGFIRSKGENTPPPYVIAGVHDDASKKNYFAVIEDGSFKGYHLAGNPNAAVLPVDIVQRGLPSSVGIKVFEAIDQCYFYQYEIKGWTFDYNQTAIADKDRIAKLAELNIKSRTSKSFDTTINPKSGGCAYSDNKDGGIYFKDYSPGRPGDNSGPGKKQIDSLKDHLRAINVHFDISIHAYVLNTDNPDYQEHKAEADNDNADNKIIITYNADTHEINLQHKITAPKWFLEVFSGLNVVNDCSADYINRGLDELHKSDLYKYEPQFQQVRDEIQVVVYRGLFGFMYCATNEESVRNSSAVAKYVAGALHEVVATIDVVEMVKGIAQLGKMALTSTTDSYITFYNDLKQTVSDMKNHTSVAPDVLVKRLLPPQIRSQVDAITKVAKVGDQLVRFYFTECDKFTLNDGDTVNMCPYRYGQVTVMALPIVVTAGEWIAAKGATLMASLALRYGGDAEKVASLLKAAEEANAVVARDAGKIIIKDAKDEEKIVTVIEKDLTDPHAKIEIRTFDEAVQKVESELGKDVAEEIKNDPDFKQNATDKDWLINIIKGKKFEKEVNKDFASINSTLIADFKAKGIDLTGWEKYEQVQLKIPGTDDYFIADNVFIKRNAEKDIVDVVLNETKLNPTTELTTRQKQAFRKLKNSEDGAVEFEVRSINFKRDISSKITIKKNNVISVHSNNGVKQTVINAVDHFKL; this is encoded by the coding sequence ACTAACGGATATTACGCTCAGTAATAAAAAGGTAAAGCTCAAATTATTCATTCAGAAAGATAATACCATCATTGCGCAGAGTAGTGATGCAGTGATGAACGAGCCTGCTGTTATATTGGATGGTGGCGTGCCACAATACTTCAATAGCATAGATCTGGCTACTTATTTCAATGTGAATAATCTGCAGGGTATTACCCCTAACGCCTATACGCAGGCGCTGCCCGAAGGTGTCTATAATATAGGTTTTGAAGTATATGACTATTTTACCGGTCGCCGTTTGAGTAGTCGTATCAACCAGTTATTCTGGCTGATGCTCAATGATCCTCCCTTATTGAATATGCCCGCCAACAGGGAGAATATTCAGAATGCAAATCTGATTAATCCTCAGATAACATTTCAGTGGACTCCGAGAAGTACACAGGTGAGTAATACAGAATATGAGTTTACCCTGGCTGAATTGTGGGATGACAACGGCAACCCGTATACGCAGTTTCTGGCCGCGCCGCCTAAATTCAAAACAACTACCAACAGTACAGGATTACTGTACGGTGTAGATGCGCCGCCGCTGGTGCCTGGCCGCACCTACGCCTGGAGAGTAAGAGCCAGGGCCAAACAGGGTTTTGAAGATATCGGCCTGTATAGAAACGATGGCTACAGCGAAATATTCACCTTTAAATACGCCGGCAACTGTACTGCTGTAAATAATGTGAATATTGAGGTAAAAGGAAGTGACCGTTTGTATATCACCTGGGCAAATGACCCTTCCAAGATATCTTATAAGGTAGCTTACCGTAAATATAGCACCACACAAACCTGGGAATGGTTTGAAACTCCGACTACCAACACCTTCCTTAACCTGTTTGATGTAGAGCCGGATACGCAGTATGAAATTAAAGTGGGAGGCATATGCGATAATAACCTGGTAAGTTATACGTCACCACAGGTAGTGCGTACACTGGCAAAAGAAAATGACGCAACTGAACTCAACTGCGGACAAATACCTCAGATCAATATTTCCAACCAGACGCTTGTTGATCGCCTTTCTCCCAATGATGTTATTACCGCAGGTGATTTCCCTGTCACACTTACCCGGGTAGACGGCAGCAACGGCAACTTTAGCGGAGAAGGATGGGTAAAAGTGCCTTATCTCGTAGGCATCAAAATAAAAGTGGTTTTCAGGGATATAAAGGTAAATGCCAATAAACAGTTGCTGAGCGGATATCTTGAAACTGTTTATGATCCTAAGGGGAAGAATGTATTGGATGTGGATGGAGCCATTGGAGAGGTAGGAGGGTTGATTAACGATATTAAACAATTAGTGGCCAGTGTTAAACAATACCTGGATAGCTATAAAGGAACTAAAAACGATAAGCAACAAGCAGTCACTATAGGAAATAGTGTTGATTCAGCTTATACGGCATTGGCCGAAAATCCTTATCTGACACCTGAAGAGATACAATCCCTGAAAGGCGAGCAAACAGTTGCAAAAGAAGGTTTTCAGGGACTTGCAGGATCAGGAGATTGTAACTGTGGTAATGAAGTTCCAGGCCATGGACCTTCTTTCAGATTGAGACCAGTGGATGAATCCTGTTGTAAGAAAAAAGCTTCGCAGGGATTGGATAAATTAGATGCCCTCACTGCAACCGCTGTTAAAAGGGAAAACGATCTGCTGGCACAGTACAATTCTGTTAAGCCGGATGATGTGCCAGGTGATTCTGCCACAACTCCCACGATCTATTATCCGATTGACCCTGCTGGCAGGCCGGTAGTTATACCTAAGAATTATACTGGCTTTATCCGTAGTAAAGGAGAGAATACTCCCCCGCCTTACGTTATTGCTGGTGTACATGATGACGCCAGCAAGAAGAATTATTTCGCTGTAATAGAGGATGGAAGCTTTAAGGGTTATCATCTGGCAGGAAATCCCAATGCTGCAGTACTGCCGGTTGATATCGTTCAGCGTGGGCTTCCATCATCAGTTGGGATCAAGGTTTTTGAGGCTATTGATCAATGTTATTTTTATCAGTATGAAATTAAAGGGTGGACGTTCGACTACAACCAGACTGCCATTGCTGATAAAGATAGAATAGCCAAGCTTGCTGAACTTAACATAAAAAGCAGGACCTCAAAATCATTCGATACAACTATCAATCCAAAGTCGGGTGGTTGTGCATATAGTGATAATAAAGATGGTGGTATATACTTTAAAGATTATTCCCCCGGTAGACCTGGAGATAATAGTGGTCCTGGCAAAAAACAGATCGATTCTCTAAAAGATCATCTGAGAGCAATTAATGTACACTTTGATATTAGTATACATGCTTATGTGCTCAATACGGACAATCCTGATTACCAGGAGCATAAGGCAGAAGCAGACAATGATAACGCAGATAATAAGATCATTATCACTTATAATGCTGATACCCATGAAATAAATCTGCAGCATAAGATAACAGCCCCTAAATGGTTCCTGGAGGTTTTCTCTGGTCTTAATGTGGTGAATGATTGTTCTGCTGACTACATCAACAGGGGATTAGATGAGCTGCACAAATCAGACTTGTATAAATATGAACCACAGTTCCAGCAGGTACGGGATGAAATACAAGTGGTAGTATACAGAGGTCTGTTTGGATTCATGTATTGTGCTACCAATGAAGAGTCGGTAAGGAATTCTTCTGCTGTTGCAAAATATGTGGCAGGCGCATTACATGAAGTGGTAGCTACTATTGATGTGGTTGAAATGGTAAAAGGTATTGCGCAGTTGGGAAAAATGGCGCTTACCTCAACAACAGACAGTTATATCACTTTTTATAATGACCTGAAACAAACCGTCAGTGATATGAAGAACCACACGTCTGTTGCTCCTGACGTGCTGGTGAAACGCCTGCTACCTCCGCAAATACGGTCGCAGGTGGATGCTATCACCAAAGTAGCAAAAGTAGGAGATCAGTTAGTACGGTTTTACTTCACGGAGTGTGACAAATTCACGTTAAATGATGGCGATACAGTTAATATGTGTCCTTACCGTTATGGTCAGGTAACCGTGATGGCACTGCCTATAGTGGTTACAGCCGGAGAATGGATAGCAGCCAAAGGCGCCACATTGATGGCCAGCCTTGCTTTAAGATACGGTGGGGATGCAGAAAAAGTGGCCAGCCTGCTGAAAGCAGCAGAGGAGGCTAATGCAGTAGTAGCCAGAGATGCAGGTAAGATCATCATCAAAGATGCAAAGGATGAGGAGAAGATTGTTACCGTAATAGAAAAAGATCTTACTGATCCTCATGCCAAAATAGAGATAAGAACCTTTGATGAAGCAGTACAAAAAGTAGAAAGTGAGCTGGGCAAGGATGTCGCGGAAGAAATAAAAAATGATCCTGATTTTAAACAGAATGCTACTGATAAAGACTGGCTGATTAATATCATCAAAGGAAAGAAATTTGAGAAGGAAGTAAACAAAGATTTTGCGAGTATAAATAGTACATTGATAGCAGACTTTAAGGCGAAAGGGATAGACTTAACGGGATGGGAGAAATATGAACAGGTACAATTAAAGATTCCCGGAACAGATGATTACTTTATTGCTGATAATGTCTTTATCAAAAGGAACGCGGAAAAAGACATCGTGGATGTCGTACTTAATGAAACAAAGCTGAATCCTACCACAGAATTGACAACAAGGCAAAAACAGGCATTCCGGAAGTTAAAGAACAGTGAGGATGGTGCCGTTGAATTTGAGGTGCGTAGTATTAATTTTAAAAGAGACA